Proteins from one Periplaneta americana isolate PAMFEO1 chromosome 6, P.americana_PAMFEO1_priV1, whole genome shotgun sequence genomic window:
- the LOC138701009 gene encoding uncharacterized protein isoform X2, with amino-acid sequence MTGMSAKEKQRAYRKCKEAREGKKPKKFPKTGAERSREWRARIVRDSKNKRNSSRPNETHPANSFHYEQVKVENLEAFPSSGCETLVNIKSEDDISSDNNVQIKCEPNFDGENDPLNANDLSSNYEGEINCQMNSSCDDDPLSTRNTSLNEECEINYQVSVKNEVDPLNTLDMSLTDEVKIECQSNSDYEDDQWCRQSNCNEGVRVKEEKKDSGESAIS; translated from the exons ATGACTGGCATGTCAGCAAAAGAAAAGCAGCGAGCCTACCGGAAATGTAAAGAAGCGAGAGAAGGGAAGAAGCCGAAAAAATTTCCAAAGACTGGTGCAGAAAGATCAAGAGAGTGGAGAGCCC GAATCGTCAGAGActccaaaaataaaagaaattcaagtaggcctaatgaaacaCATCCAGCGAATTCATTCCATTATGAGCAGGTGAAAGTTGAGAATTTAGAAGCGTTCCCTTCATCTGGCTGTGAAACATTG GTAAACATAAAATCAGAGGATGACATATCTTCAGACAACAATGTGCAAATCAAATGCGAGCCTAATTTTGATGGCGAAAATGATCCACTGAATGCAAATGACTTATCCTCGAATTATGAAGGCGAAATCAATTGCCAGATGAATTCAAGTTGCGATGACGATCCATTGAGTACACGCAACACATCTCTTAATGAAGAATGTGAAATTAACTACCAAGTGAGTGTAAAAAATGAAGTTGATCCTCTGAATACACTTGACATGTCTTTGACTGATGAAGTTAAAATCGAATGCCAATCCAATTCAGATTATGAAGACGATCAGTGGTGTAGACAAAGTAACTGTAACGAAGGTGTACgtgtgaaagaagaaaagaaagattcTGGTGAAAGTGCTATTA
- the LOC138701009 gene encoding uncharacterized protein isoform X1 → MTGMSAKEKQRAYRKCKEAREGKKPKKFPKTGAERSREWRARKKVLAQAVLHTAEPSQPFKVMQSLRPHHIRRIVRDSKNKRNSSRPNETHPANSFHYEQVKVENLEAFPSSGCETLVNIKSEDDISSDNNVQIKCEPNFDGENDPLNANDLSSNYEGEINCQMNSSCDDDPLSTRNTSLNEECEINYQVSVKNEVDPLNTLDMSLTDEVKIECQSNSDYEDDQWCRQSNCNEGVRVKEEKKDSGESAIS, encoded by the exons ATGACTGGCATGTCAGCAAAAGAAAAGCAGCGAGCCTACCGGAAATGTAAAGAAGCGAGAGAAGGGAAGAAGCCGAAAAAATTTCCAAAGACTGGTGCAGAAAGATCAAGAGAGTGGAGAGCCCGTAAGAAAGTGCTTGCACAGGCAGTGCTCCATACAGCTGAGCCATCTCAGCCTTTTAAAGTGATGCAGTCACTTCGACCTCACCATATAAGAC GAATCGTCAGAGActccaaaaataaaagaaattcaagtaggcctaatgaaacaCATCCAGCGAATTCATTCCATTATGAGCAGGTGAAAGTTGAGAATTTAGAAGCGTTCCCTTCATCTGGCTGTGAAACATTG GTAAACATAAAATCAGAGGATGACATATCTTCAGACAACAATGTGCAAATCAAATGCGAGCCTAATTTTGATGGCGAAAATGATCCACTGAATGCAAATGACTTATCCTCGAATTATGAAGGCGAAATCAATTGCCAGATGAATTCAAGTTGCGATGACGATCCATTGAGTACACGCAACACATCTCTTAATGAAGAATGTGAAATTAACTACCAAGTGAGTGTAAAAAATGAAGTTGATCCTCTGAATACACTTGACATGTCTTTGACTGATGAAGTTAAAATCGAATGCCAATCCAATTCAGATTATGAAGACGATCAGTGGTGTAGACAAAGTAACTGTAACGAAGGTGTACgtgtgaaagaagaaaagaaagattcTGGTGAAAGTGCTATTA